From the Flavimarina sp. Hel_I_48 genome, one window contains:
- a CDS encoding polysaccharide biosynthesis/export family protein: MIKSLFSSRLLLSSIFVSFLLFSCRSVPEDVVYFQDPGYGGTNPEMLISTTEPVFRANDLVNILVSSPVPSTAQQFNLGQSIEVGASGTTSSELDNNTQSRPGTYLIDKDGNIEFPVLGTLHLGGLSRNEAKRLLSEKLKTYIRNPIVSLRITNFQITVLGEVARPGVYLVPNERVTVVEAMGLAGDMTITGKRENILVRRDMGNSIKEFRLDITSPQIASSPGYFLEQNDVVYVEPNETKVKSSEGNINTLGIVLSVVSVLLTLTNIILRF, encoded by the coding sequence ATGATAAAATCTTTATTTAGCTCAAGGTTACTATTGAGTTCTATTTTCGTATCCTTTTTATTATTTTCTTGTAGAAGCGTTCCAGAAGATGTCGTTTATTTTCAGGATCCTGGATACGGAGGTACAAATCCAGAAATGCTCATATCTACTACAGAACCCGTATTTAGAGCAAATGATCTTGTAAATATTTTGGTCTCTTCCCCTGTACCAAGCACAGCACAACAATTCAATTTAGGTCAAAGTATTGAAGTTGGCGCTTCTGGCACAACTAGTAGTGAACTTGATAACAACACACAAAGTCGTCCAGGAACGTACCTAATCGATAAAGACGGTAATATTGAATTCCCCGTCTTAGGCACGTTGCATTTAGGTGGATTATCACGAAACGAAGCTAAAAGATTGCTTTCTGAGAAGCTAAAAACCTATATCAGAAATCCAATTGTAAGTTTAAGGATCACTAACTTTCAAATAACTGTTTTGGGAGAAGTTGCCAGACCTGGCGTCTATCTTGTGCCTAATGAAAGAGTAACCGTTGTGGAAGCGATGGGTCTTGCAGGTGATATGACTATAACCGGTAAGCGGGAGAATATTTTAGTCCGAAGGGATATGGGTAATTCAATCAAAGAATTTAGGCTTGATATTACCTCTCCTCAAATAGCGAGTTCACCAGGTTATTTCCTAGAACAGAATGACGTTGTTTATGTGGAACCAAACGAAACCAAAGTTAAAAGTTCTGAGGGCAATATAAACACCTTGGGAATAGTTTTAAGCGTAGTATCTGTACTACTTACACTTACGAATATAATATTA
- a CDS encoding nucleoside-diphosphate sugar epimerase/dehydratase → MVILSLVGFLLIGSYKGVVRHTGLKDVQLLFKALILTFLFGLLFNIFNNLYGSTDDLHVPVSVLCMFFLLNIFALTSSRFAFKHFYLSLHEQIKPKRNILIYGAGVSGQITHTVMGRDGSESYSIIGFIDDNPGKIGKQIKGSNVYKRSDIDSQFIKEHNVEAIILSIQNIDSKKIMNLSDTILQLGVKVKIVPPVNKWIDGSLNASQIKEIQIEDLLDRAPILLDNIKVEQELSNKTVMVTGAAGSIGSEIVRQLSHYPCKELILIDQAESALYDLQQELKQKNVINFTPIVADIRDFERMKVIFEETRPTILFHAAAYKHVPLMESNPTEAVKINVLGTRNLANLSMKFEIEKFVLVSTDKAVNPTNVMGATKRVAEMYLKCLQKDSKTKFITTRFGNVLGSNGSVIPLFKKQINQGGPLTVTHPEVTRFFMTIPEASQLVIEAATMGDGGEIFIFDMGESVKIVDLAKKMITLSGLNYPKDIKIEFVGLRPGEKLYEELLATDEGTLPTHHKKIMKSKFAEIDCGILKEKINDLCIIDSFSMDKNIIVSKLKEIVPEYISKNSEYELLDHKKSNTIKGPGGNSVEKTLIS, encoded by the coding sequence ATGGTAATACTTTCTTTAGTAGGTTTTCTTTTAATAGGATCTTATAAAGGTGTTGTAAGACATACAGGTTTAAAAGATGTCCAATTGCTTTTTAAAGCATTGATACTTACTTTTTTGTTTGGCCTGCTCTTCAATATTTTCAATAATCTATATGGAAGTACAGATGACCTACACGTACCCGTATCTGTATTATGTATGTTCTTTCTTCTAAATATATTTGCGCTTACTTCAAGTAGATTCGCTTTTAAACATTTCTATTTATCCCTACATGAACAAATAAAACCCAAGAGAAACATACTTATCTATGGTGCTGGGGTTTCTGGTCAAATTACGCATACGGTAATGGGAAGAGATGGATCTGAATCGTATTCAATAATTGGTTTTATAGATGATAATCCTGGCAAAATAGGCAAGCAAATAAAGGGCTCTAATGTATATAAGAGATCTGATATTGACAGTCAGTTTATTAAGGAGCACAATGTTGAAGCTATTATTCTATCCATTCAAAACATAGATAGTAAAAAGATAATGAACCTCTCTGACACCATTTTGCAACTTGGTGTTAAGGTAAAAATAGTTCCTCCTGTTAATAAATGGATAGATGGAAGTCTCAATGCTTCACAAATCAAAGAGATCCAAATTGAGGATCTTCTAGATCGCGCACCAATCCTACTGGATAATATTAAAGTAGAACAAGAGCTCAGCAACAAGACAGTTATGGTTACTGGAGCGGCCGGTTCTATAGGTAGTGAAATCGTAAGGCAACTGTCCCATTACCCTTGCAAAGAACTTATATTAATAGATCAAGCCGAATCCGCCCTGTATGATCTACAACAGGAACTGAAGCAAAAGAACGTAATCAACTTTACGCCCATTGTTGCAGATATACGTGATTTTGAACGTATGAAAGTTATTTTTGAAGAGACGCGTCCTACAATACTTTTTCATGCCGCGGCTTACAAGCACGTTCCTTTAATGGAATCAAACCCTACCGAGGCTGTTAAAATAAATGTACTGGGAACACGCAATCTCGCCAATTTATCAATGAAATTTGAGATAGAAAAGTTTGTACTGGTATCTACTGATAAGGCGGTAAATCCTACAAATGTAATGGGAGCAACGAAGAGAGTTGCTGAAATGTATCTTAAATGCCTTCAAAAAGATTCTAAAACAAAATTCATTACTACAAGATTTGGTAATGTACTGGGATCTAATGGGTCTGTTATACCTCTTTTTAAGAAACAAATCAATCAAGGCGGTCCACTTACTGTTACGCATCCAGAAGTAACACGGTTTTTTATGACCATCCCAGAAGCATCACAATTGGTTATAGAGGCAGCGACAATGGGTGATGGTGGTGAAATTTTTATCTTTGATATGGGTGAATCAGTTAAAATTGTTGATTTAGCTAAAAAAATGATAACACTATCCGGCTTAAATTATCCTAAAGACATAAAAATCGAATTTGTTGGATTGCGACCCGGTGAAAAACTTTACGAAGAACTTTTAGCAACAGATGAAGGAACGCTACCTACACATCACAAAAAAATAATGAAGAGCAAATTTGCCGAGATTGATTGCGGTATCTTAAAAGAGAAGATCAATGACCTCTGCATTATTGATTCTTTTTCAATGGATAAAAACATTATTGTTAGTAAACTGAAGGAGATCGTACCAGAATATATTTCAAAAAATTCTGAATACGAGTTATTGGATCATAAAAAAAGCAATACCATAAAGGGGCCAGGCGGAAATTCTGTTGAGAAAACTTTAATTTCATAA
- a CDS encoding DegT/DnrJ/EryC1/StrS family aminotransferase, with the protein MIETKNDEKIWLSSPHMGGKEQEFVNKAFEENWIAPLGPNVNGFESDLEKYLQEGTHVAALSSGTAALHLGLQLVGVTRGDTVLCQSFTFAASANPIMYLGAEPIFVDSEKDTWNICPVQLREAIEASLAKGKKPKAIIGVHLYGMPYKVDEVQKISEEYNIPVIEDSAEALGSRYHGISCGTFGDIAALSFNGNKIITTSGGGALVSSKPEIKKKAIFLASQARDDAPHYQHSEIGYNYRMSNITAGIGRGQMIVLDERVQARRRNYDYYVKHLSSKEGIHFLDEPKDVYSNRWLSCILTDSFEQREEIRKELETYNVESRPLWKPMHMQPVFKNCPTFNNGVSEELFNKGLCLPSGSNLELEHLEKVVELIKKIG; encoded by the coding sequence GAGTTTGTAAACAAAGCCTTTGAAGAAAATTGGATTGCTCCACTAGGGCCAAATGTAAATGGCTTTGAATCTGATTTAGAAAAATACTTACAGGAAGGTACTCATGTTGCAGCCTTGTCTTCTGGAACAGCTGCACTCCATCTAGGACTACAATTAGTTGGTGTAACACGTGGTGATACCGTATTATGCCAGTCTTTCACTTTTGCTGCATCGGCAAATCCCATAATGTATCTGGGAGCTGAGCCTATATTTGTGGATAGTGAGAAAGACACCTGGAATATCTGCCCCGTACAACTTAGAGAAGCAATCGAAGCTTCTTTAGCCAAAGGAAAAAAACCAAAAGCGATAATTGGTGTCCATTTATATGGAATGCCATACAAAGTGGATGAGGTCCAAAAAATTTCAGAAGAATACAATATTCCCGTGATTGAGGATAGTGCTGAAGCTTTAGGCAGTCGCTATCATGGTATATCATGTGGTACTTTTGGAGACATTGCCGCATTATCATTTAATGGTAATAAAATAATCACTACTTCTGGCGGTGGTGCCCTGGTAAGCAGCAAACCTGAAATTAAGAAAAAAGCTATTTTCCTGGCTAGCCAGGCAAGGGATGATGCACCTCATTATCAGCATTCAGAAATAGGGTATAACTATAGAATGAGCAACATCACAGCTGGTATAGGGAGAGGTCAGATGATTGTGTTAGACGAACGTGTACAGGCAAGAAGGAGAAATTACGATTATTACGTTAAGCACCTTTCAAGTAAAGAAGGCATACATTTTCTCGATGAACCAAAGGATGTTTATTCAAACCGATGGTTATCGTGCATATTAACTGATTCTTTTGAACAGCGGGAAGAAATCAGAAAAGAACTCGAAACTTATAATGTTGAATCACGGCCGCTGTGGAAACCCATGCACATGCAGCCCGTTTTTAAAAATTGTCCCACTTTCAACAATGGTGTATCAGAAGAACTTTTTAACAAAGGTCTTTGCTTACCTAGTGGATCCAATCTTGAATTGGAACATTTAGAGAAAGTTGTGGAACTAATTAAAAAAATAGGGTAA